CGTGCCCTGGGAGTTCTGCCAGGCGGAGTGGAACGCGCAGTTCTACGGCCCGGAGGCCTATGAGCTGAGCGAGACCGAGGCGGCCAACATCCGTTGGGAGGCCGACAAGCTCCGCCGGGGGGAAGTCTGGAAGCGCTGGGACTACCCGCACATCCTGAACTGGCCCCACCCGGAGAAGGACCGGGTGTTCGCGACGTACGTCACCGACAACATGCGGGCCTTCCGCACCTGGGGCGTCTCGTCCTATGATCCGTGCACGTTCCAGGGGCCGCTTTCCAGGGAGGCCCTTCTGCGCAACAACGGCCCCGTGCTGGCCTACATCGGCGGCCGCCCCGGCGCCTTCACCAGCAAGGACCACAACTTCCTGGCCGGCGAGACGGTCGAGAAGCAGTTGATCGTCCTCAACAACTCCCGCGAGACCGTGACTGCCGAGTGCGAATGGACCTTCGCGCTGCCGAGCCCCGTGCGCGGCCGCCGGACCGTCACGCTGCCGACCGGCGAGCAGGAGCGCATCCCGCTCTCTTTCGACCTGCCGGCCGGTCTGGTCCCGGGGCAGTACGCGTTGACGGCGAACGTCCGGTTCGACACCGGCGAGGTGCAGGACGACGCATTCGCCGTGGATGTCGTGCCGGCTCCCCGGGCCGTCCGGGTCGGCGGCCGGGTCGCCGTGTTCGATCCGCAGGGGGAAACGAGCGACCTGCTGAACGACATGGAGGTCGCATTCGACGTTGTGGACGCCGATGCGGACCTGGCGCCGTACGACGTGCTGGTCATCGGCAAGAACGCCCTGACGCTGGGGGATGCCGCTCCGGGCCTGGACCGTGTGCGGGACGGCCTGAAGGTGCTGATCTTCGAGCAGACGGGCGACGTGCTGGAGAAGCGGTTCGGCTTCCGCGTGACGGAATACGGGCTGCGGTGGGTCTACAAGCGACTGCCGGACCATCCGGTTCTGGCCGGCGTCGGCGACGGGCATCTGCGGAACTGGCGGGGCGAGGCCACCGCAGTCCCTCCCCGCATCGACTTCGTGCGGTCTCCCTACTACATCGAGTGGTGCGGGATCCGCGTGCCGCGCGTCTGGCGCTGCGGCAACCGGGGCAACGTGGCTACGGCTCTGATCGAGAAGCCGGCCGTGGGCGACTTCCTGCCGATCCTCGACGGCGGCTTCTCCCTGCAGTATGCCTCGCTGATGGAATACCGCGAAGGGCAGGGGATGGTCCTGTTCTGCCAGACCGACGTGACCGGGCGCACCGAGAGCGATCCGGTCGCCGAGACGCTGGCGGGGAACATCGTCCGCTACGTCTCCGAATGGCAGCCGTCCGCCCGCCGGACGGTCGTCTACGCCGGCGAGGAGGCCGGCCGGGCGCATCTGGAGGCGGCGGGAATCAGCCCGGCTGCGTTCACCGGCCCTCTGTCGGCGGACCAGGTGCTCGTGCTCGGTCCGGGCGCCATGGCCGATCTGGGCAACCGCGTGGCCGCCGTGCGCCAGTGGGCACTTGCGGGCGGGCGTGTTCTGGCGCTCGGCCTGACGGGCGACGAGGCGAGCGGGCTGCTGCCCCAGCCGGTCGTCACGCGGCCCGGCGAGCACATGCACTCGTACTTCGATGCGGTCGGCGTGGACTCGCCGCTGGCGGGCGTCTCGCCGGCCGACGTGCACAACCGCGACCCGCGCGAGCTGCCGCTGGTCACGGGCGGTGCGACACCGCTCGGCAACGGCGTGCTCGCCCACGTGGGCCCGAACGTCGTCTTCTGCCAGCTTCCGCCCTGGCAGCTCGACTACTCGGGCGAGAAGATGAACGTCAAGCGGACGTTCCGCAAGTTCTCCTACACCGCCACCCGACTGCTGGCCAACATGGGCGCGTCCGGCCGGACGCCGATGCTCGCTCACATCTCGCAGCCGGTCGGCGAGGGCGAACAGCGCTGGCTGGACGGCCTCTACCTGGACGTGCCGGAGGAGTGGGATGATCCCTACCGGTTCTTCCGCTGGTAGGGGCGCCCCCTGCAGGGCGGCATTCGGCGGACGCGGGCCGTTCGGGCGCGCGTCCGCCGTTTCTCACGGCTCCTCGGCGTCGACCTGCCGGGCGCCCACGTACTCCAGAAGCACGATCACCAGGATCACGGCGGCCGCCTGGACCGCCGGCACCGCGACGCGCCAGGTGGAGGACCCGTAGGGGATCGTGGCGCCCGGCGACGTGGCCAGCACCATCAGGCCCATGGTCACGAGCACCATCCGCTCGGTCATGCCCAGTCGCTGGAGCCGGTGGGCGATGTGGTTGCGGTCGCCCTGCATCAGGCGGCTGCCCTTGCGCACGCGGATGACCACCACGCTCAGGACGTCGTAGAGCGGCACGGCGAAGAGCACCAGCGGCACGAGGGCCGGGAACAGCGGGTTCGTGTGCCGGCCCGTCACGAAGGTGGTCAGCGTCGTGGCCACCGCCAGCACGTAGCCGATGGCCATGCTGCCCGCGTCCCCGAGGAACATCGACGCCGGGGGGAGGTTCACCAGCAGGAAGGCCAGCAGGGCGCCGAGCAGAGCGGCCAGCAGGCCGCCGATGAAGAGCTGGCCTGTCTGGAGCGCCACCACGAACATCGCCCCTCCGGTCAGCACGGCAACGAGGCCGCACTGGCCGTCCATGTTGTCGAGCAGGTTGAAACTGTTGACCATCAGGACGATCCAGGCGGCCGTCAGGACCACGTGAAGCCAGGCGGCCGAGATGAACATCGTGATGCGCAGGCCCGGCGCGAAGGCCGCCACCGCGACGGCGATCAGCACCTGCCCGCAGAGCTTGCGGCCGGGCCGAAGCCCCCTGGCGTCATCCCAGAGCCCCAGCAGGGCGTAGGCCGTTGCGCCGCCGAGCACGACCAGCAGCAGGGGAAGGCGCTCGGCGGCCAGTGCGACGTCGGCAGCCAGCGCCGCCGGGGCCGACACCGGGAGCAGGCCGGGGCTGTGGTGCCACAGGTGGCAGAGCAGGCCGCCCCCGAGCACGGGCAGCCCCGTGCCCAGAAGCACCGCCACACCGCCCCCCAGGGGCACCGGGCGCCGATGTGCCTTGCGGCCCTCCGGAACGTCGATCAGGCCGACCCGTGCGGCCAGGCGCCGGATGACCGGAATGAGGGCCAGGCAGACGGCAAAGGCACTGACAAGGCTGACGGCCAGGACGGCGCGCATGCGGGTCTCCCTCCCCAGGGGCGTTCTGCGGGCATTCCAGTGCCTCACGATACGGCCGGTGGTTGCCGAAAGCAAGATACCCGCGACGTTCATGCGACGGGAGTCAGCCCCTCCCATGTGCGCTCGAGCATGGGGAGTTCCTGCTGCCGGCCGGCGGCGTCTACGAGACGTCCACCTTGTCGTCCGGGTTGTAGATGTGCTTGATGAACACGCCGTCCAGCGGGGCGCTGCCCGTGTTGATGACGTTGTGGACCTCGCCCGGCTCCAGGCGGAAGGCGTCCCCGGGCCGGATGTCGTACTCCAGCCCGTCGGCGACGAAGACGCCCGTGCCGCTGGTGAAGAAGAACGTCTCCTCGACCTGTCGGTGCAGGTGCGGGCCGAGTTCCTGGCCGGGCAGGAAGCGGATCAGGCCCCAGTCGATGCGCGGGCCGCGGAAGAGGTACTTCGGCCCGCTCCCCGAGTTCCGGTAGTCCAGTTCCTCCGCGTTGACCTTCTCCATCTCCTCCCCTTCCTGTCTGGAGCCGCTCAGCGGTCGCAGCGCCGGGCCACGCGGAACCAGGCCTCCGCCGAACCGGTGCGACACTCCCGGGCGTAGGCG
This DNA window, taken from Candidatus Brocadiaceae bacterium, encodes the following:
- a CDS encoding undecaprenyl/decaprenyl-phosphate alpha-N-acetylglucosaminyl 1-phosphate transferase, coding for MRAVLAVSLVSAFAVCLALIPVIRRLAARVGLIDVPEGRKAHRRPVPLGGGVAVLLGTGLPVLGGGLLCHLWHHSPGLLPVSAPAALAADVALAAERLPLLLVVLGGATAYALLGLWDDARGLRPGRKLCGQVLIAVAVAAFAPGLRITMFISAAWLHVVLTAAWIVLMVNSFNLLDNMDGQCGLVAVLTGGAMFVVALQTGQLFIGGLLAALLGALLAFLLVNLPPASMFLGDAGSMAIGYVLAVATTLTTFVTGRHTNPLFPALVPLVLFAVPLYDVLSVVVIRVRKGSRLMQGDRNHIAHRLQRLGMTERMVLVTMGLMVLATSPGATIPYGSSTWRVAVPAVQAAAVILVIVLLEYVGARQVDAEEP
- a CDS encoding cupin domain-containing protein, giving the protein MEKVNAEELDYRNSGSGPKYLFRGPRIDWGLIRFLPGQELGPHLHRQVEETFFFTSGTGVFVADGLEYDIRPGDAFRLEPGEVHNVINTGSAPLDGVFIKHIYNPDDKVDVS